The following proteins are encoded in a genomic region of Populus trichocarpa isolate Nisqually-1 chromosome 13, P.trichocarpa_v4.1, whole genome shotgun sequence:
- the LOC18104358 gene encoding probable leucine-rich repeat receptor-like protein kinase At1g35710, with the protein MKLLSLLLFSMLLLILCSIKHTSAACHVDDHAGLLAFKSGITHDPSGMLSSWKPGTDCCSWGGITCLDKIRVNTVWLTGNPDKPNGYLTGSISPSLVKVQNLDGIYFFDLNITGPFPDVLFRLPKLKYIYIENNKLSGPLPSDIGKMTQLDVLSLSGNQFTGLIPSSIAELTQLSQLKLGNNLLTGPIPLGISKLTDLSFLSLQNNKLTGTIPDFLSSLTNLRILRLSHNKFSGKIPNSIASLAPNLAYLELGHNALTGTIPSFLGKFKALDTLDLSWNNFTETVPKSFGNLTKIFNLDLSHNSLVDPFPVMNVKGIESLDLSYNKFHLEKIPNWVTSSPIIYSLKLAKCGIKMNLNDWKPKETYFYDYIDLSYNEISGSPVWLMNKTDYLVGFWASGNKLKFDLGSLKIVGTLKNLELSRNLVYGKVPKSVSGLESLNLSYNHLCGQLPSTKFPASAFVGNDCLCGAPLPPCKVKGE; encoded by the coding sequence ATGAAGctcctctctcttctcctcttctcaatGCTGCTGCTTATCCTCTGTTCTATCAAGCACACATCAGCTGCCTGCCACGTCGATGATCATGCGGGTCTTTTGGCATTCAAGTCGGGTATAACCCACGATCCATCAGGCATGCTTAGCTCGTGGAAACCGGGCACCGATTGCTGCTCTTGGGGAGGCATTACATGCCTCGACAAGATCCGGGTCAACACCGTATGGCTTACCGGCAACCCGGACAAACCGAATGGATATTTAACGGGTTCAATCTCACCCTCTCTCGTCAAAGTTCAAAACCTTgatggtatttatttttttgatcttAACATTACGGGTCCATTCCCGGATGTTTTATTCCGGTTACCAAAGCTCAAATACATTTACATAGAAAACAACAAGCTCTCGGGCCCGTTACCTTCTGATATAGGCAAGATGACCCAACTTGACGTTCTCAGTTTATCAGGCAACCAGTTCACTGGGTTAATACCGAGCTCAATCGCCGAGTTGACTCAGCTGAGTCAGCTTAAACTTGGTAACAATCTACTCACTGGCCCAATTCCTCTTGGAATCAGCAAGCTAACAGACCTGTCTTTCTTGAGTCTACAAAATAACAAACTCACGGGTACCATACCTGATTTTCTCTCATCACTCACAAACCTTAGGATTCTTCGACTTTCACATAACAAATTCTCTGGTAAAATACCAAATTCAATAGCCTCCCTGGCTCCGAACCTTGCTTACCTTGAACTAGGCCACAATGCGTTGACAGGAACAATCCCAAGTTTTCTTGGAAAGTTCAAGGCACTAGACACCCTTGATCTTTCTTGGAACAACTTCACAGAAACTGTCCCAAAAAGTTttggaaacttgacaaaaatattcaatcttGATCTCTCTCACAACTCTCTTGTAGACCCATTTCCTGTAATGAATGTTAAAGGCATCGAGTCACTTGATTTGTCTTACAATAAGTTCCACCTTGAGAAAATACCGAACTGGGTCACTTCGTCTCCCATCATTTACTCTCTCAAGCTTGCCAAATGCGGGATCAAGATGAACTTGAATGATTGGAAGCCAAAGGAGACGTATTTCTATGACTACATTGATCTTTCCTACAATGAAATATCAGGCAGTCCAGTTTGGTTGATGAATAAGACTGATTATTTGGTTGGTTTTTGGGCTTCAGGTAATAAGTTGAAATTTGATCTGGGGAGTTTAAAGATTGTTGGGACATTGAAGAACCTGGAGTTGTCAAGAAATCTGGTTTATGGTAAGGTGCCCAAGTCAGTTTCTGGGCTggaaagtttgaatttgagttACAATCATCTCTGTGGACAGCTTCCATCAACAAAATTCCCCGCTAGTGCATTTGTCGGCAATGACTGTCTGTGTGGTGCTCCACTACCTCCTTGCAAAGTGAAGGGGGAGTAA
- the LOC18104355 gene encoding uncharacterized protein LOC18104355, which translates to MEGDAAAVTDFQDWELLANSDSDLVNSPISVADSSRSFEEIVADTEGMFRLDYFSLENDNRYVKTTLDATDEGSVESDNPSWIDPGSETRFQRRNSVEFWPDSGSDRSDDRKLGDFDVKNELGVVENERTDVGFEEIGEIEAKEGKFESLEGKVSNFERKSELGFEENVKVHVGFEGFGETQSKDKELVKFWSDSGGDDLFSGDVGKDQVGSEILGESEGENESKDVNLSVVAVGETKPGDEVEKRKVVLWKVPFEMLRYCVFRFSPVWSVSVAAAVMGFVILGRRLYKMKRKTKSLQLKVTVDDKKVSHFMSRAARLNETFSVVRRVPIVRPLLPAAGVNPWPVMSLR; encoded by the exons ATGGAAGGAGATGCTGCTGCTGTCACTGACTTTCAAGACTGGGAGCTCCTAGCCAACTCTGACTCGGACCTGGTTAACTCACCCATCTCAGTGGCTGATTCTTCCAGGAGTTTTGAAGAGATTGTGGCTGATACCGAAGGTATGTTCAGGTTAGATTACTTCTCTCTCGAAAATGATAATAGGTATGTTAAAACTACTCTCGATGCTACTGATGAAGGTTCTGTTGAGTCTGATAATCCGAGCTGGATCGATCCCGGCTCAGAAACTCGGTTCCAGAGGAGGAACTCTGTTGAGTTCTGGCCTGACTCTGGTAGTGATCGATCTGATGATCGCAAATTAGGTGACTTTGACGTGAAAAATGAATTGGGCGTGGTGGAAAATGAAAGGACTGATGTGGGTTTTGAAGAGATTGGGGAGATTGAGGCTAAAGAAGGGAAGTTTGAGTCACTTGAGGGTAAAGTTAGCAACTTTGAAAGGAAAAGTGAACTGGGTTTTGAAGAGAATGTGAAGGTTCACGTGGGTTTTGAAGGATTTGGGGAGACTCAAAGTAAGGATAAGGAACTGGTTAAGTTCTGGTCTGATTCTGGTGgtgatgatttgttttctggTGATGTCGGGAAGGATCAAGTTGGGTCCGAGATTTTGGGTGAATCTGAAGGTGAAAATGAGTCCAAAGATGTGAATTTGAGTGTTGTTGCAGTAGGAGAAACGAAGCCTGGTGATGAGGTGGAGAAGAGGAAGGTGGTGTTGTGGAAAGTTCCTTTTGAGATGTTGAGGTATTGTGTTTTCAGGTTTAGTCCTGTTTGGTCAGTCTCTGTGGCTGCAGCTGTGATGGGATTTGTTATATTGGGCCGGAGATTGTACAAGATGAAGCGAAAGACAAAGAGCTTGCAGCTTAAGGTTACTGTGGATGATAAG AAGGTGTCACATTTCATGAGTCGTGCTGCACGTCTAAATGAAACATTTTCAGTTGTGAGAAGGGTCCCTATTGTACGACCCTTATTGCCAGCAGCTGGGGTGAATCCATGGCCTGTGATGAGTTTGAGATAG
- the LOC127904198 gene encoding DNA damage-repair/toleration protein DRT100-like, whose protein sequence is MKLLSLLLFSMLLLILRSFKHASAACHVDDHAGLLAFKSGITHDPSGMLSSWKPGTDCCSWGGISCLDKIRVNTVSLYGNPDKPNGYLTGSISPSLVKLQSLDGVYFRDLNITGPFPDVLLRLPKLNYIYIENNKLSGPLPSDIGKMTQLYTLSISGNQFTGLIPSSIAELTQLSQLNLGNNLLTGPIPLGISKLTGLSFLSLQNNKLTGTIPDFLSSLTNLRILRLSHNKFSGKIPNSIASLAPKLAYLALGHNALTGTIPSFLGKFKALDTLDLSWNNFTETVPKSFGNLTKIFNLDLSHNSLVDPFPVMNVKGIESLDLSYNEFHLEKIPNWVTSSPIIYSLKLAKCGIKMNLNDWKPKETYFYDYIDLSYNEISGSPVWLMNKTDYLVGFWASGNKLKFDLGSLKIVGTLKNLELSRNLVYGKVPKSVSGLESLNLSYNHLCGQLPSTKFPASAFVGNDCLCGAPLPPCKVKGE, encoded by the coding sequence ATGAAGctcctctctcttctcctcttctcaatGCTGCTGCTTATACTCCGTTCTTTCAAGCACGCATCAGCTGCCTGCCACGTCGATGATCATGCGGGTCTCTTGGCATTCAAGTCGGGTATAACCCACGATCCATCAGGCATGCTCAGCTCGTGGAAACCGGGCACCGATTGCTGCTCTTGGGGAGGCATTTCCTGCCTCGACAAGATCCGGGTCAACACCGTATCGCTTTACGGCAACCCGGACAAACCGAATGGATATTTAACGGGTTCAATCTCACCCTCTCTCGTCAAGCTTCAAAGCCTTGACGGTGTTTATTTTAGAGATCTTAACATTACGGGTCCATTCCCGGATGTTTTACTCCGGTTACCAAAGCTCAATTACATTTACATAGAAAACAACAAGCTCTCGGGTCCGTTACCTTCTGATATAGGCAAGATGACCCAACTTTACACTCTCAGTATATCAGGCAACCAGTTCACTGGGTTAATACCGAGCTCAATCGCCGAGTTGACTCAGCTGAGTCAGCTTAACCTTGGTAACAATCTACTCACTGGCCCAATTCCTCTTGGAATCAGCAAGCTAACAGGCCTGTCTTTCTTGAGTCTACAAAATAACAAACTCACGGGTACCATACCTGATTTTCTCTCATCACTCACAAACCTTAGGATTCTTCGACTTTCACATAACAAATTCTCTGGTAAAATACCAAATTCAATAGCCTCCCTGGCTCCAAAACTTGCTTACCTTGCACTAGGCCACAATGCGTTGACAGGAACAATCCCAAGTTTTCTTGGAAAGTTCAAGGCACTAGACACCCTTGATCTTTCTTGGAACAACTTCACAGAAACTGTCCCAAAAAGTTttggaaacttgacaaaaatattcaatcttGATCTCTCTCACAACTCTCTTGTAGACCCATTTCCTGTAATGAATGTTAAAGGCATCGAGTCACTTGATTTGTCTTACAATGAGTTCCACCTTGAGAAAATACCGAACTGGGTCACTTCGTCTCCCATCATTTACTCTCTCAAGCTTGCCAAATGCGGGATCAAGATGAACTTGAATGATTGGAAGCCAAAGGAGACGTATTTCTATGACTACATTGATCTTTCCTACAATGAAATATCAGGCAGTCCAGTTTGGTTGATGAATAAGACAGATTATTTGGTTGGTTTTTGGGCTTCAGGGAATAAGTTGAAATTTGATCTGGGGAGTTTAAAGATTGTTGGGACATTGAAGAACCTGGAGTTGTCAAGAAATCTGGTTTATGGTAAGGTGCCCAAGTCAGTTTCTGGGCTggaaagtttgaatttgagttACAATCATCTCTGTGGACAGCTTCCATCAACAAAATTCCCCGCTAGTGCATTTGTCGGCAATGACTGTCTGTGTGGTGCTCCACTACCTCCTTGCAAAGTGAAGGGGGAGTAA
- the LOC18104356 gene encoding uncharacterized protein LOC18104356, which produces MGGVSSSRTNPNDSNKSNLSPSSSIPGNSQNHNSSTTSSNLPLPSSGLSVATETPEASDQSKKPTDANGDEGQEVEEEEEEEGECGFCVYMKGGGCKDAFIAWEDCVKEAEDSNEDIVEKCHEVTRSLTKCMEAHADYYEPILQAEKAVKEEAVNELKEKAAKESESNVAEKEAVIVVD; this is translated from the coding sequence ATGGGAGGTGTCTCTTCTTCAAGAACAAACCCTAATGATTCTAATAAATCCAACTTATCGCCGAGCTCATCAATTCCTGGCAATTCCCAGAATCATAATTCATCCACAACCTCATCAAACCTTCCGCTGCCCTCTTCAGGTTTATCAGTTGCCACTGAAACCCCTGAAGCATCAGATCAATCAAAGAAACCCACTGATGCCAATGGAGATGAAGGTCAAGAagtggaagaggaagaggaagaggaaggagaGTGCGGGTTTTGTGTGTACATGAAGGGAGGTGGGTGCAAAGATGCTTTTATAGCATGGGAGGATTGCGTTAAAGAGGCAGAAGATAGCAATGAGGATATTGTGGAGAAGTGCCATGAGGTTACTCGGTCCTTGACAAAATGTATGGAAGCTCATGCCGATTATTACGAGCCAATTTTACAGGCAGAGAAGGCTGTCAAAGAAGAAGCTGTGAATGAGTTGAAGGAAAAGGCAGCGAAAGAATCAGAATCAAATGTGGCTGAAAAGGAAGCGGTGATAGTTGTGGATTGA